From the Opitutus sp. ER46 genome, one window contains:
- a CDS encoding type II secretion system F family protein, producing MPLRHQVLGAWYTQLAQALDAGLTLRDALALPVAGGGVQRTAGEMWAAIEQGGSVDDALRAAGNALPEADRLTLSAAAEIGTLPVMLRRLSDRHQRVAVAQTRMLLACAYPIGVLHLGVLLAPVLRMIDWNQGFRWSTGVYVETVLALLVPFWTVVAVAFALARRRPEIVRAISVRLPGLGRHLQAQALSDLAFLLGSFVGAGVRVSDAWAAVGLVTTAPELRTAANALSEVAERGQPPGTELARWRCFPTDFVAAYRTGETSGQLDVALLKVSEQQQQRAEHGLTLVMILYPALVFLAVACLVGSQVLSVYGGYLRMLTKMAE from the coding sequence ATGCCGCTTCGTCATCAGGTTCTCGGCGCGTGGTACACGCAGTTGGCACAGGCCCTCGACGCCGGATTGACGTTGCGCGACGCGCTTGCCCTGCCGGTGGCTGGCGGGGGCGTCCAACGCACGGCGGGCGAGATGTGGGCGGCGATCGAGCAGGGCGGGTCGGTTGACGATGCGTTGCGCGCCGCCGGGAATGCGCTGCCTGAGGCCGACCGGCTGACACTGTCCGCGGCGGCCGAGATCGGCACGCTACCGGTAATGCTGCGGCGCCTGTCCGACCGGCATCAGCGCGTTGCGGTGGCGCAGACGAGGATGCTGCTGGCCTGCGCTTACCCGATCGGCGTCCTGCACCTCGGCGTGCTGCTCGCACCGGTGCTGCGAATGATCGACTGGAACCAAGGCTTTCGCTGGAGCACGGGCGTTTACGTCGAAACGGTGCTGGCGCTGCTCGTGCCCTTCTGGACGGTCGTCGCGGTGGCTTTCGCGCTGGCGCGGCGCCGTCCCGAGATCGTGCGCGCGATCAGCGTGCGCCTGCCCGGGCTGGGACGGCATCTGCAGGCGCAGGCCTTGTCCGATCTCGCGTTCTTGCTGGGCAGTTTCGTTGGCGCCGGCGTGCGGGTCAGCGATGCCTGGGCGGCCGTCGGTCTGGTCACGACCGCGCCTGAACTCAGGACGGCGGCAAACGCGCTTTCCGAGGTGGCCGAGCGCGGCCAGCCGCCCGGGACCGAGCTCGCGCGGTGGCGCTGTTTCCCGACGGACTTTGTCGCCGCCTATCGCACGGGTGAGACCAGCGGCCAGCTCGATGTCGCGCTCCTGAAGGTGAGCGAACAACAGCAGCAGCGGGCCGAGCACGGGCTCACGCTCGTGATGATCCTTTACCCGGCGCTGGTCTTTCTCGCCGTCGCGTGTCTCGTCGGCTCGCAGGTGCTGTCGGTCTACGGCGGCTACCTCCGGATGCTGACGAAGATGGCTGAGTGA
- a CDS encoding TonB-dependent receptor, which yields MAEKKELLTTNRKALTINLDERKYGTFAEIGAGQEVARVFFQAGGASGTVAKTISAYDMTFSDAIYGKAPRYVSRERLTTMLDHEYQLLIERLAEQRGERTAFFVFADTVTTRSFKGGNDAHGWMGIRFQTEPGVEPSDIVLHVRMWDKGAVQQQEALGIAGTNLMYAAFYYRDNPTRFIESLVDNVGTARVEVDMIKFSGPAFAHLDNRLMSLYLVQHGLTNAVMFSSSGDVLQPSEVLYKKAVLVERGSFRPVTHVNVDMLSCATAQFVQEPLVKGKDVMVLMEITMNNLLAAGELDAQDFLSRVDVLGELGFTTMVSNYSEYYRLTSYFRRYTKEMIGVAMGIDNLLEIFNEKYYEHLEGGILESFGRMFRHAVKLYVYPMRQDAYERYLSTGKPTPSAMPNHVFATTVLITARNVQVTDHLRNLYAHLLENHYIACITGFDPQILGIFSRDVLRRLKEGDETWETMVPVSVATAIKQRHLFGYGAGDAPAALPVAAAPAAAGEAPAR from the coding sequence ATGGCCGAAAAGAAGGAACTGCTCACCACCAACCGCAAAGCGCTCACCATCAATCTCGACGAGCGGAAGTACGGCACGTTCGCCGAGATCGGCGCCGGCCAGGAGGTCGCGCGGGTCTTCTTCCAGGCCGGCGGCGCGTCCGGCACCGTCGCGAAGACGATCTCGGCATATGACATGACGTTCAGCGACGCCATCTACGGGAAGGCGCCGCGCTACGTTTCCCGCGAACGGCTCACGACCATGCTCGACCACGAGTACCAGTTGCTCATCGAGCGGCTGGCCGAGCAACGGGGCGAGCGCACCGCCTTCTTCGTGTTCGCGGACACCGTCACCACGCGGAGCTTCAAAGGTGGCAATGACGCGCACGGCTGGATGGGCATCCGCTTCCAGACCGAGCCCGGGGTCGAGCCGAGCGATATCGTGCTGCACGTGCGCATGTGGGACAAGGGGGCGGTCCAGCAGCAGGAGGCGCTCGGCATCGCCGGCACGAACCTGATGTATGCGGCGTTCTATTACCGCGACAACCCCACCCGCTTCATTGAGTCGCTCGTCGACAACGTCGGCACCGCACGCGTCGAGGTCGACATGATCAAGTTCTCCGGCCCCGCCTTTGCCCACCTGGACAACCGGCTGATGTCGCTTTACCTGGTCCAGCACGGCCTCACCAACGCGGTGATGTTCAGCTCGTCCGGCGACGTCCTGCAGCCGTCGGAGGTTCTCTACAAGAAGGCCGTGCTCGTGGAGCGCGGCAGCTTCCGACCGGTCACGCACGTGAACGTCGACATGCTGAGCTGCGCGACGGCGCAGTTCGTCCAGGAGCCGCTGGTGAAGGGGAAGGACGTGATGGTGTTGATGGAGATCACGATGAACAACCTCCTGGCCGCGGGCGAACTCGACGCCCAGGACTTCCTCTCCCGCGTGGACGTGCTCGGCGAGCTGGGCTTCACCACGATGGTGTCCAACTACTCCGAATACTACCGGCTGACGTCCTATTTCCGCCGCTACACGAAGGAGATGATCGGCGTGGCCATGGGCATCGACAACCTCCTGGAGATCTTCAACGAGAAGTACTACGAGCACCTGGAGGGCGGAATTCTGGAATCGTTCGGCCGGATGTTCCGGCACGCCGTGAAGCTGTACGTGTATCCCATGCGGCAGGACGCGTACGAGCGGTATCTCAGCACCGGCAAGCCCACGCCGAGTGCGATGCCGAATCACGTGTTTGCCACGACGGTGCTGATCACCGCCCGCAACGTGCAGGTGACCGACCACCTCCGGAATCTCTACGCGCACCTGCTCGAGAACCACTACATCGCCTGCATCACCGGCTTTGACCCGCAGATCCTCGGCATCTTTTCCCGCGACGTGCTGCGCCGCCTGAAGGAGGGCGACGAGACCTGGGAGACGATGGTACCCGTCTCGGTGGCAACCGCGATCAAGCAGCGGCATCTCTTCGGCTACGGCGCCGGCGATGCTCCGGCCGCGCTCCCCGTCGCCGCGGCGCCGGCTGCGGCCGGCGAGGCTCCCGCGCGCTAG
- a CDS encoding Glu/Leu/Phe/Val dehydrogenase, translated as MSKAVVSALYDSDVFRMACRQFDKAADAINLPEAIRDRTKYPKRCLAVALPIKREDGSVTVFEGYRVQHHLSTGPSKGGVRFHQNVTIGEVAALAMWMSWKCSLVGLPYGGAKGGVIVDPNLLTAGELEHLSRRYMQELVNFVGPQVDVPAPDVGTNERIMGWMMDTYSNHVGHVEPGVVTGKPIALGGSQGRREATGAGVAYLVKKYLSDLNLPITKATVAIQGFGNVGSEAALALAEYGAKIIAISDYTGAVYNPKGIDIQKALTYIRYQRVLRDFDGGEPITNEQLLELKCTVLIPAALERVITEKNAPKLKCRLLAEAANGPTTNAADKILDQREDLEIIPDVLCNSGGVVVSYFEWLQNLSNFYWGRDEVMQKLFAILDKAKDAVDYQKRKFKFSRRLAALTLGIQRVADAKQSRGLFP; from the coding sequence ATGTCCAAAGCAGTTGTTTCGGCTCTCTACGATTCCGACGTGTTCCGCATGGCGTGCCGGCAGTTCGACAAGGCCGCCGACGCCATCAACCTGCCGGAAGCCATCCGTGATCGCACCAAGTACCCTAAGCGGTGCCTCGCTGTGGCGCTCCCGATCAAGCGCGAGGACGGCAGCGTCACAGTTTTCGAAGGCTACCGCGTCCAGCATCACCTCTCGACCGGACCGTCCAAGGGCGGCGTCCGTTTCCACCAGAACGTCACCATTGGTGAAGTCGCCGCGCTGGCGATGTGGATGAGCTGGAAATGCTCGCTCGTGGGCCTGCCCTATGGCGGCGCCAAGGGCGGCGTGATCGTCGATCCGAATCTCCTCACGGCCGGCGAACTCGAGCATCTTTCCCGGCGCTACATGCAGGAGCTGGTGAATTTCGTCGGCCCGCAGGTCGATGTCCCCGCCCCGGATGTCGGCACCAACGAGCGGATCATGGGCTGGATGATGGACACCTACTCGAACCACGTCGGCCATGTGGAGCCCGGCGTCGTGACCGGCAAGCCGATCGCGCTCGGCGGCTCGCAGGGCCGCCGGGAGGCCACCGGCGCCGGCGTCGCGTATCTGGTCAAAAAGTACCTGTCCGACCTCAACCTGCCGATCACCAAGGCCACCGTCGCCATCCAGGGCTTCGGCAACGTGGGCAGCGAGGCGGCGCTCGCGCTGGCCGAGTACGGCGCGAAAATCATCGCGATCTCCGACTACACCGGCGCGGTCTACAACCCGAAGGGCATCGATATCCAGAAGGCCCTGACGTACATCCGCTACCAGCGCGTGCTGCGCGACTTTGACGGCGGCGAGCCGATCACCAACGAGCAATTGCTCGAGCTTAAGTGCACCGTCCTGATCCCCGCGGCCCTCGAGCGCGTGATCACCGAGAAGAATGCGCCGAAGCTGAAGTGCCGCCTGCTCGCCGAGGCCGCCAACGGCCCGACGACCAACGCCGCCGACAAGATCCTCGATCAGCGGGAGGATCTGGAGATCATCCCCGACGTCCTCTGCAACTCCGGCGGTGTCGTTGTCTCCTACTTTGAGTGGCTGCAGAACCTCTCGAACTTCTACTGGGGCCGCGACGAGGTCATGCAGAAGCTCTTCGCGATCCTGGACAAGGCAAAGGACGCCGTCGACTACCAGAAGCGGAAGTTCAAGTTCAGCCGCCGCCTCGCGGCGCTCACGCTGGGCATCCAGCGCGTGGCCGACGCCAAGCAGAGCCGCGGGCTCTTCCCGTAA
- a CDS encoding DMT family transporter yields MSWILASLVSAVFLGCYDLCIKHSVRENAVLPVLFLANVCSALVWLTLMAAAAVAPDLVPSTFAVPSLTGLQHLQMLLKSVIVASSWCCSYFAVKHLPVSLAAPIRATGPVWTLVGALLVLGERPTWLEMLGVVVTLASFLGLSLAGAREGIVFHRNKWIWWMCAGTLLGGVSGLYDKFLLGREGFTAATVQAWFSIYLALLFLPLALGWKLRLWTRNEFHWRWSILGVSFALLLADFVYFSALRDPDALVSLVSSLRRGSILIAFAGGILLFKEKHGRQKLPAVIGVLIGIVLTLVG; encoded by the coding sequence ATGTCCTGGATTCTCGCCAGTCTGGTGTCCGCCGTGTTCCTCGGCTGCTACGACCTTTGCATCAAGCACTCGGTCCGCGAGAACGCCGTGCTGCCCGTGCTGTTCCTGGCGAATGTCTGCAGCGCCCTCGTCTGGTTGACGCTGATGGCGGCGGCGGCGGTCGCGCCCGATCTCGTCCCGTCGACGTTTGCGGTCCCATCCCTCACGGGGCTGCAGCACCTGCAGATGCTGCTCAAGTCGGTGATCGTGGCCTCGTCGTGGTGCTGCTCGTACTTTGCCGTGAAGCATCTCCCCGTGTCGCTCGCGGCACCGATCCGTGCGACCGGTCCGGTGTGGACGCTGGTGGGCGCGCTGCTGGTGCTCGGCGAACGTCCGACCTGGCTCGAGATGCTCGGCGTCGTGGTGACGCTCGCATCGTTTCTCGGCCTGTCGCTGGCCGGCGCGCGCGAGGGCATCGTCTTCCATCGCAACAAATGGATCTGGTGGATGTGCGCCGGCACCCTGCTGGGCGGCGTGAGCGGGCTGTACGACAAGTTCCTGCTCGGCCGCGAGGGCTTCACCGCCGCCACCGTGCAGGCGTGGTTCTCGATCTATCTCGCGCTGCTGTTCCTCCCGCTCGCGCTCGGCTGGAAGCTGCGGCTGTGGACGCGCAACGAGTTCCACTGGCGCTGGAGCATCCTGGGTGTGTCGTTTGCCCTCTTGTTGGCGGACTTCGTGTATTTCAGCGCGCTGCGCGATCCGGATGCGCTCGTGTCCCTCGTCTCCAGCCTGCGCCGCGGCAGCATCCTCATCGCGTTCGCGGGTGGCATCCTGCTCTTCAAAGAAAAACACGGACGCCAGAAACTCCCCGCCGTCATCGGCGTGCTGATCGGCATCGTGCTCACCCTCGTCGGCTGA
- a CDS encoding sugar kinase translates to MSLNIKPAKSCAFDQLSLGEVMLRLDPGEGRIRTAREFKVWEGGGEYNTSRGLRKCFGYKTAVATAFVDNEVGHLVEDFIMQGGVATDFIKWREDDGIGRNVRNGLNFTERGFGIRGAVGAPDRGNTAASQLKPGDFDWEHIFGKLGVRWFHTGGIFAALSETTAALTIEAVKAANKHGTIVSYDLNYRPSLWKTIGGLQKAQEVNREIAKYVDVMIGNEEDFTASLGFEVKGADHNISKIELDAFKDMIATAVKTYPNFKVAATTLRRVITATKNDWSAILWHDGKFYESRKYPELEILDRVGGGDSFASGLQFGFLEFNDPQKAVEYGAAHGALASTTPGDTSMATRKEVEKQIKGGGARVVR, encoded by the coding sequence ATGAGCCTTAATATCAAGCCTGCCAAATCCTGCGCGTTCGACCAGCTGTCTCTGGGCGAAGTCATGCTGCGCCTTGACCCCGGCGAGGGCCGGATTCGCACCGCGCGCGAATTCAAAGTTTGGGAGGGCGGTGGCGAGTACAATACCTCGCGCGGTCTCCGGAAGTGCTTTGGTTACAAGACCGCTGTGGCGACGGCTTTCGTCGACAACGAGGTCGGCCACCTCGTCGAGGACTTCATCATGCAGGGCGGCGTCGCCACGGATTTCATCAAGTGGCGCGAGGATGACGGCATCGGCCGCAACGTCCGCAACGGCCTCAACTTCACCGAGCGCGGCTTTGGCATCCGCGGTGCCGTCGGCGCTCCTGACCGCGGCAACACCGCCGCTTCGCAACTCAAGCCGGGTGACTTCGACTGGGAGCACATCTTCGGCAAGCTCGGCGTGCGCTGGTTCCACACCGGCGGCATCTTTGCCGCCCTCTCCGAGACGACCGCCGCCCTCACGATCGAGGCGGTGAAGGCCGCGAACAAGCACGGCACCATCGTCAGCTACGACCTGAACTACCGCCCCTCGCTCTGGAAGACCATCGGCGGCCTGCAGAAGGCCCAAGAGGTCAACCGCGAGATCGCGAAATACGTCGATGTCATGATCGGCAACGAGGAGGATTTCACCGCCTCGCTCGGCTTCGAGGTCAAGGGTGCCGACCACAACATCAGCAAGATCGAGCTCGACGCGTTCAAGGACATGATCGCGACGGCCGTGAAGACGTATCCGAACTTCAAGGTGGCCGCCACGACGCTGCGCCGCGTGATCACCGCCACGAAGAACGACTGGAGCGCGATCCTCTGGCACGACGGCAAGTTCTACGAGAGCCGCAAGTATCCGGAGCTCGAGATCCTCGACCGCGTCGGCGGCGGCGACAGCTTCGCGTCCGGCCTGCAGTTCGGCTTCCTCGAGTTCAACGACCCGCAGAAGGCCGTTGAGTATGGCGCGGCGCATGGCGCGCTCGCCTCGACCACCCCGGGCGACACCTCCATGGCGACCCGCAAGGAAGTCGAGAAGCAGATCAAGGGCGGCGGCGCCCGCGTGGTGCGGTGA
- a CDS encoding helicase-related protein, translated as MDLEREWTHEEVVTGARQSLLAELGLEDTELADAFLRAPIGPRVRVGGVRSSLARLTVEQLAAAAPDAGLRFGNYLEPSDEITVLLPATVTLQPGVALPVLSPVLLKLAVLAIDVVTRGPAAVAADLRRRKPGGTAEVERRLRETPPRYEGWGVLRQVDVNRAAEPQPPLLTDRKDVFHRIRLACTHAVDRTLLDGLAERNPGFLDYLQCFPVARGLKRKVVAWLGPTNSGKTHHAVLALRDAPTGMYLGPLRLLALEQRDRLVELGRPCSLITGEERDITSDTHSARTVEMTDFSRRFAVAVIDEIQLAFDRDRGWAWVAAYCGVAADTLIVTGPDATEPVIRRLAELCGDQLEVHHRQRQGALKYEGLIDWHHLPPRTAVIGFSRTMVLELKAMFESRGQRVAVIYGGLSPEVRRNEARRFREGEADIVCATDAIGLGLNLPLDRVAFYETDKFDGEINRRLDPAEIMQIAGRAGRGPGATGWVAAFSARDGRRIEAALAEAQQMPPLNVLPAAPTTMHVRAIADLLKLERLVPILEFFRTRLTFPAGTFFPDVQDDVFAAAGLVDTYASSLSVEQRYTLACTPLDLDEHLFRSTFAEWLELLDAEKTVAFPRRMDAAGGLESLEETLKLTTVYRWLALKFPEAFNDGRYVEELRREATEQTQAILRRNWGKQGLTRRECRQCGRALLPSSPYRTCRDCYAGGSE; from the coding sequence ATGGATCTCGAACGCGAGTGGACGCATGAGGAAGTGGTGACGGGCGCACGCCAGTCGCTGCTGGCGGAGCTCGGGCTTGAGGACACCGAGTTGGCGGACGCCTTCTTGCGCGCGCCGATCGGACCGCGCGTGCGCGTCGGCGGCGTGCGCTCCAGTCTGGCCCGGCTGACGGTGGAACAACTCGCCGCCGCCGCGCCCGATGCCGGCCTGCGCTTCGGCAATTACCTCGAGCCGAGCGACGAGATCACCGTCCTGCTGCCGGCGACGGTGACGCTCCAGCCGGGCGTCGCGCTGCCCGTGCTCTCGCCGGTGTTGCTCAAGCTGGCCGTGCTTGCCATCGACGTCGTCACGCGCGGCCCGGCGGCGGTCGCGGCCGACCTGCGGCGCCGCAAGCCCGGCGGCACGGCCGAGGTCGAGCGCCGGCTGCGCGAGACCCCGCCGCGTTACGAAGGCTGGGGCGTGCTCCGCCAGGTCGACGTGAACCGCGCCGCGGAGCCGCAGCCTCCCCTGCTCACGGATCGCAAGGACGTGTTTCACCGCATCCGCCTCGCCTGCACGCACGCCGTCGATCGCACGCTCCTCGACGGCCTCGCCGAGCGAAACCCGGGGTTTCTCGACTATCTGCAATGCTTCCCGGTCGCGCGCGGGTTGAAGCGCAAGGTCGTCGCCTGGCTCGGGCCCACGAACTCCGGCAAGACCCACCACGCGGTGCTCGCGTTGCGTGACGCCCCGACCGGCATGTACCTGGGCCCGCTGCGGCTGCTCGCCCTCGAGCAGCGCGACCGCCTCGTGGAACTGGGCCGTCCGTGTTCGCTGATCACCGGCGAAGAACGTGACATCACCTCAGATACGCACTCGGCGCGCACGGTGGAGATGACAGACTTTTCGCGGCGCTTCGCCGTCGCCGTGATCGACGAGATCCAGCTCGCGTTCGATCGCGACCGCGGCTGGGCGTGGGTCGCTGCGTACTGCGGCGTGGCGGCGGACACCCTGATCGTCACCGGGCCTGACGCGACCGAGCCGGTGATCCGCCGCCTCGCCGAACTCTGTGGCGACCAACTCGAGGTGCACCACCGCCAACGGCAGGGCGCCCTCAAGTACGAGGGCCTGATCGATTGGCATCACCTGCCGCCGCGAACGGCCGTCATCGGGTTCTCGCGCACCATGGTGCTCGAACTGAAGGCGATGTTCGAGTCGCGCGGCCAGCGCGTCGCCGTCATCTACGGCGGTCTCTCGCCCGAGGTGCGACGCAACGAGGCACGCCGTTTCCGCGAGGGCGAAGCCGACATCGTCTGCGCGACGGACGCGATCGGGCTCGGTCTTAACCTGCCGCTCGACCGCGTGGCGTTCTACGAAACCGACAAATTCGACGGGGAGATCAACCGCCGGCTCGACCCCGCTGAGATCATGCAGATCGCCGGCCGGGCGGGGCGCGGCCCGGGCGCAACGGGCTGGGTCGCGGCTTTCTCGGCGCGTGACGGCCGCCGGATCGAAGCCGCACTCGCCGAGGCGCAGCAGATGCCGCCGCTCAACGTGCTCCCGGCGGCACCCACGACGATGCACGTGCGGGCCATCGCCGACCTGCTGAAGCTCGAACGGCTCGTGCCCATTCTGGAGTTCTTTCGCACCCGGCTCACGTTTCCCGCCGGCACGTTCTTTCCAGACGTGCAGGACGACGTGTTTGCCGCGGCAGGACTCGTCGACACCTACGCCTCCTCCCTTTCGGTCGAGCAGCGGTACACCCTGGCATGCACCCCGCTCGACCTCGACGAGCACCTTTTCCGCAGCACGTTTGCGGAGTGGCTCGAACTGCTCGACGCGGAGAAGACGGTCGCTTTTCCCCGCCGGATGGACGCGGCCGGCGGACTCGAGTCGCTCGAAGAAACGCTGAAGCTCACGACCGTCTACCGCTGGCTCGCGCTGAAGTTTCCCGAGGCGTTCAACGATGGCCGTTACGTGGAGGAACTCCGCCGCGAGGCCACCGAGCAGACGCAGGCCATCCTACGCCGTAACTGGGGAAAGCAGGGGCTGACCCGCCGGGAGTGCCGGCAATGCGGCCGTGCCCTCCTACCCTCGTCGCCCTACCGCACCTGCCGCGACTGCTACGCCGGCGGGTCGGAGTAG
- a CDS encoding TAXI family TRAP transporter solute-binding subunit, producing MDTTSPKTTRPRMIVALMETFGLRLWAAVLVASLLALLGVAAIIWIVLSSPPRVITITSGPPGSSFQRNAERYKAELAKHGVELRILSSGGSLENLKRLQAPESGVDIGFVQGGLTEGVPPPNLVSLGSIAYQPLWLFYRGAPISRLSELASRRIAVGAVGSGTRALAMTLLLANGVTPQQATLVEDDAERASGGLIEGRLDAVFLMGDSAPTQVLRTLLRTPEVQLYDFTQADAYVRRYPYLNKTVLPQGSFDLGKNLPARNVTLLSPTVELVAKKGLHPALTDLVLGVAQGIHRRASLLQKQGEFPAPLEHEFTLSEDALRYYKSGKGVVYRLVGSFWVANLINRVLLALVPLILVLVPAMRVLPLIYRWSIQLRLYRCYRPLMLLERDAAGPLTKARGEELLARLDIVEQAVNRLRVPASFADQFYELRQHIVFVRRRIRLAMLSASSAH from the coding sequence ATGGACACCACCTCCCCGAAGACCACCCGGCCGCGCATGATCGTCGCGTTGATGGAGACCTTTGGCCTGCGCCTGTGGGCGGCGGTCCTTGTCGCCTCGCTCCTCGCGCTGCTCGGCGTGGCCGCGATCATCTGGATCGTGCTCTCGTCGCCGCCGCGCGTGATCACAATCACCAGCGGGCCGCCGGGGAGTTCGTTCCAGCGCAACGCCGAGCGCTACAAGGCCGAACTCGCCAAGCACGGGGTGGAGCTGCGGATCCTGAGTTCGGGCGGCTCACTGGAGAACCTGAAGCGGCTCCAGGCGCCCGAGTCGGGGGTGGACATCGGCTTCGTGCAAGGTGGGCTCACCGAGGGGGTGCCGCCGCCGAATCTCGTCTCGCTCGGCAGCATCGCTTACCAGCCGCTCTGGCTCTTCTACCGCGGCGCGCCGATCAGCCGGTTGTCGGAACTCGCCAGCCGGCGCATCGCGGTCGGGGCTGTCGGCAGCGGCACGCGCGCGCTCGCGATGACGTTGCTCCTGGCCAACGGCGTGACGCCGCAGCAGGCGACGCTGGTAGAGGACGATGCCGAAAGGGCGTCGGGCGGGCTGATCGAGGGGCGGCTCGATGCGGTATTTCTCATGGGCGACTCGGCGCCAACGCAGGTGTTGCGCACGCTGCTGCGGACGCCGGAGGTGCAGCTGTATGATTTCACCCAGGCCGACGCGTACGTGCGACGGTACCCGTATCTCAACAAGACGGTGCTGCCGCAGGGCTCGTTTGACCTCGGGAAGAACCTGCCGGCGCGCAACGTCACCCTGCTCAGTCCGACCGTGGAACTGGTGGCGAAGAAAGGGCTACATCCGGCGCTCACCGACCTCGTGCTCGGGGTGGCGCAAGGCATCCACCGGCGGGCGAGCCTGTTGCAGAAGCAGGGTGAGTTTCCGGCGCCGCTGGAGCACGAGTTCACGCTGAGCGAGGATGCGCTGCGGTACTACAAGTCGGGCAAAGGCGTGGTGTACCGGCTGGTGGGCTCGTTCTGGGTGGCAAACCTGATCAATCGCGTGCTCCTCGCGCTGGTGCCGCTGATCTTGGTGCTGGTCCCGGCGATGCGGGTGCTGCCGTTGATCTACCGCTGGAGCATCCAGCTGCGACTGTACCGGTGTTACCGACCGCTGATGCTGCTCGAGCGCGATGCGGCGGGACCGCTGACGAAGGCGCGCGGCGAAGAACTGCTGGCGCGGCTCGATATCGTGGAGCAGGCGGTGAACCGGCTGCGCGTGCCGGCGTCGTTCGCGGACCAGTTCTACGAGTTGCGGCAGCACATCGTTTTCGTGCGCCGGCGCATCCGGCTGGCGATGCTCTCCGCGTCGTCTGCGCACTGA
- a CDS encoding alpha/beta hydrolase, protein MAKTYVSKSEGARGRTEQLNGFEMYFEEYGAGEPLVLLHGFGGCTQNWHPFIAPLAERYRLIVVDLRGHGFSTNPENTFTHRQAARDVFALLDRLDVGRFSAMGMSTGGMTLLHMATTQPERVAAMVLISATSHFPDEARAIMQRASFATMPREVQAMYRECAKRGDAQIRELIAQFNAFHDNHDDMAFTAATLATITARTLVVHGDRDRFFPAEIALDLHRSIPGAALWIIPGGEHVPIFDRDVPFTTTALRFLAAPHAA, encoded by the coding sequence ATGGCGAAGACGTACGTATCCAAATCAGAGGGCGCCCGCGGGCGCACTGAGCAGCTCAATGGCTTCGAAATGTACTTCGAGGAGTACGGCGCCGGGGAGCCGCTGGTACTCCTGCATGGCTTCGGCGGTTGCACGCAGAACTGGCACCCGTTCATCGCGCCGCTGGCCGAGCGGTACCGACTCATCGTCGTGGATCTGCGGGGACACGGGTTCTCGACGAATCCGGAGAACACCTTTACCCACCGACAGGCGGCGCGGGACGTGTTCGCGCTGCTCGACAGACTCGACGTCGGCCGATTTTCCGCGATGGGCATGAGCACCGGCGGAATGACGCTCCTGCACATGGCGACGACCCAGCCTGAGCGCGTCGCGGCGATGGTCTTGATCAGCGCGACGTCTCACTTCCCGGACGAGGCCCGGGCCATCATGCAACGGGCTTCGTTCGCCACGATGCCGCGGGAAGTGCAGGCGATGTACCGTGAGTGCGCCAAGCGCGGCGACGCGCAGATCCGGGAGCTGATCGCCCAATTCAATGCCTTCCACGACAACCATGACGACATGGCCTTCACCGCGGCGACGCTGGCGACGATCACGGCCCGCACGCTCGTGGTGCACGGTGATCGCGACCGGTTCTTCCCGGCGGAAATCGCCCTCGACCTCCACCGCTCGATCCCTGGCGCGGCGCTCTGGATCATCCCTGGCGGCGAGCACGTGCCCATCTTCGATCGCGACGTTCCCTTCACCACCACCGCGCTGCGGTTCCTCGCCGCACCCCATGCCGCGTAG